One window from the genome of Yarrowia lipolytica chromosome 1B, complete sequence encodes:
- a CDS encoding uncharacterized protein (Compare to YALI0B00770g, weakly similar to uniprot|Q3E756 Saccharomyces cerevisiae YBL029C-A predicted protein, similar to Saccharomyces cerevisiae YBL029C-A; ancestral locus Anc_3.315), whose amino-acid sequence MFLFIPFTFGSQNFGHPWKGHESERYYCPNCHNMSCEARKRREFITLCFVPIIPIHWSNEIKCTICNWSKGVNEESLKAMQQDQGMNRPQPDGHPALKNLQQPQSSYPGAGSSNNYAAPPSYQPDEAWEAGKAAPKG is encoded by the exons ATGTTTTTGTTTATTCCTTTTACTTTTGGCT ccCAAAACTTTGGCCACCCCTGGAAAGGCCATGAATCCGAGCGATACTACTGCCCCAACTGCCACAACATGTCGTGCGAGGCGCGCAAACGCCGGGAATTCATCACGCTCTGTTTTGTGCCCATCATTCCCATCCACTGGTCTAACGAAATCAAGTGCACCATTTGCAACTGGAGCAAGGGCGTGAATGAAGAGTCGCTCAAGGCTATGCAACAGGACCAGGGGATGAACCGACCGCAACCCGACGGTCATCCCGCCTTGAAAAATCTCCAGCAACCTCAGAGCAGTTACCCAGGAGCTGGAAGTAGTAATAACTatgctgctcctccaagTTATCAGCCGGATGAGGCTTGGGAGGCGGGAAAGGCTGCTCCAAAGGGCTGA